The Saccharopolyspora gregorii genomic interval GGTCGCGGGTGCCGTCCAGGATGCGCCGCAGCTGCGGGGCGGTGCCGTCGAGCTCGGCGGCGGCCTCGGACAGCACCCGCACGTCGTGCGGGTCGATGCTCTCGGCGAGGTCGGTGGCGCGCACCAGCAGGGTCTCCAGCGGCAGCGGGGTGCTGGTGCGCTCGGCGCCGATCACGTCGCCGTCGCGCAGGTACGGCGGGGCGCCGGTGCCGGGCCGCAGGTCGAGGTGCTGCACGGCCATCGGGGTGTCCATGCTGATCCGCGCGGTGGTGTCCGCCGGGACGCGGCTGCCCGGATCCAGCAGCAGCCGCAGCGTGACGCCGTCGCCGCCGGGGTCGATCCGGACGGACTCGACGGTGCCGGTGCGCACGCCGCGGTAGGTCACCTGGGAGGTGGCGGCGAGGCCCGCCGCGTCCGGCATCCGCACCGCCACCCGCACGGGCGTGCCGAGGGCGCGCGGGCCGAGCGCGGTGTCGAGCACGAACGCGGCGCAGCCGAGCCCGATGACGAGGAACAGGACGAGCTGGATCAGCACGGCGCGGCTCATCGGGTGCCTCCGGTCAGCAGGTCGGCGGCGGATCCGGGCGGTACGAGCGCCGGCCCGGGCACCGGTGGCGGCCGCCCGGTCAGCAGCGGCAGCAGGCTGCCGGAGACGTCGAGGGTGCCGTCCAGGTTCAGGTAGTCGCCGGGGATGGCGCTGCCCAGCCGCTGCTGGAACGTGCGCAGCGAGGTGAGCGTGTCGGCGAGGTCGCCGTTGAACCCGGCCAGCGAGTCCAGCACCGGCCGCAGCGCGTCGAGCTGCGCGGCGAACGCGGGCCCGGCTTCGCGCACGATGCCGTCGCCGCTGCGGCCGAGTTCGGTGACGCCGGTGAGCAGCCGGTCGAACCGCTCCCGCTGCCCCAGCAGCACGTCCACGGCCGGGGTGAGGTCGTGCAGCGCGGCCTCCAGCAGCGGGGTGTGCGCCGCGGTCTCGGTGGAGAGCCGGTGCAGCGAGTCGATGGCGGTGTCGAACTCCGCGCGGTGCGAGTCCACTTCGGACAGCAGTGCGTCCAGCCGGTGCAGCAGGTCCCGCACCTGCGCTTCGCGCCCGCCGAGCGCGGTGTCGAGCTCGGTGACGATGGTGCGGGCTTGGTCGAGACCGCTGCCGCCGAGCACGGTGCCGAGGGCGGCGAGGGTGTTCTCCAGGTCCGGGCCGCGGGCGGTGCGGTCCAGCGGGATGGTGTCCCCGTCGGCGAGCAGCTCGGCGGTGGCCGGTCGCACGGGCGGTTCCAGCACGACGAACTGCTCGCCGAGCGCCGAGGTCAGCTCCAGCCGGGCCGCGGTGTCCGCGGGCAGCCGCAGCCCCGGCCGCAGCCGCAGCACCGCGACCGCGGTGAAGTCCCGCGTGGACAGTCCCTGGACCTGCCCGACGGTGTCCTGCCCGATCCGCACCGCCCCGCCGACGGGCAGGTCGGAGACGTCGTCGAACACCGCGGAGATCCGGGTTCCGCCGGTGCCGCCGATCGGCAGCTCGTGCAGGCTCAGCCCGCAGGAACTCGTCAGCAGCGCGGCACCCAGCAGCAGCGGCAGCAGCTTGGCCGTGCTCATCGGCCACCTCCGGGCAGGGCGTGCAGCGGGTCCAGCTCCGGCGGGAACGGGATCGGGTTGACCAGGCCGGGCGCGGAGCACAGCGGCACCGGGATCCGCTCGCACAACCGGGCGGTGGCCGGGAACTGGTCGAGGGAGGTGGAGATGTTCAGCCGGATGCGCAGCCGCTCGTCATCGGTGATGGCGCGGCTGAAGTTGCCGAACACCAGCGGCAGCTGGGTGAGCAGTTCGGCGAGCTGCTCGCGCTGCGCGGCGACCTGGCCGGTGGTGCCCGCGAGGTCGTGGACGCTGCCGGTGAGGTCCTCGCCGTGCTCGCGGACCAGCGCGTCGGCTTCGGCGAGCGCGCGGGTCAGTCTGCCGATGGTCTCGTCGAGGTGCAGCCGTTCGGCGTCGTAGTCCGCACCCGCCTGCCGCACCCCGGCCGCCAGGGATTCCACTGTGGACCGATGCACGGACAGCGCGCGCACCAGCGAATCCAGGTTCCCGATCAGCGCCCCGATCCGCTCCCCGTCCCCCGCCAGCACCCCGGTGGCCCCGGCGAGCCGGTCGATCGCGGTGCGCAGCTTCGGCCCGTTGCCGTCGGCCGCGGTCGCCGCCCGGTGCAGCAGTGCACCGAGGTCGCCCTGCTCGTCGAGCCCGTCCGGACCGAGTGCGGTGAGCACGGTGTCCAGCGACGACATCAGTTCGTCCCAGCGGATCGGCGCGTGCGCGCGTGCGGCGGGGATCACGCCGCCGTCGGCGAGCCGGGGCCCGCCGGTGTACCCGGGTCCGAGTTCGACGAACCGGTCGCTGATCAGCTGCGGGCTCAGCACGTAGGCGTGCGCGTCGGCGGGCACCGGCACGTCCGGGCGGATCCGCATCCGCACCCGCACCACCGGCCCGCGCGGCGACACCTCCGCCACGAGTCCGACCGGCACGCCCAGCACCTGCACCGCGCTGCCCGGGTAGATGCCGTCGACGGTGGCGAAGTCGGCGGACACGACGCGCACCGGTTCGGGCCGCAGCAGCGCGTACCAGCCGCCGACCAGCAGCAGCGCGGCGGTGCAGCCGAGGGCGATCGCGCGGGTCGTCCGGCTCATCGGCACCCCTCCAGCAGTCCGGCCAGGCACAGCAGGTTGTCCGGCAGCGGCCCGGCGGGCCCGGACACGTCGCCCCAGCTGCCGTTGCCGGTGGCGTTGGCCAGCGATCTCCCGGCGGGACCGAGGGTGGCGATGGTGGTGGCGATGGCCTGCTCGTCGCGGTGCAGCGCGGCGGTGATCTCCCGCAGGTCGCCCAGCAGCGGCCCGAGCTTGGCGGAGTTCGCGCCGAGGAACTCGTCGAGCCGGGCGCTGAGCGCGTCCACGTCGTCGATGAGCCGCAGCACCACGTCCCGGCGTTCGGTGAGGGTGCGCACGACCAGGTCGGCGTCGCCGAGCAGCCGCACCAGCACGTCCTGCTGGCGCACCAGCGCGTCGGTGGTGCCGCGCGCGCCATCGAGGAGCGCGTCGAGCTGCTCGTCGTGCCGGTCGACGAGCGCCGCGGCCCCGGCGATCCCGTCCAGCGCGCGGCCCACCAGCTCCGGGTCGTCGGGCATCGCCTCGCCCGCGGTGCGCATCATCTCGCGCAGCGCACCCAGGTCCAGCTCCTCGGCGGTGCCGGTGGCGGCGGCGCCGAGTTCGTCGAGGCTGTACGGCACCCGGGTGCGGTCGAGCGGGATCACCGCCCCGGCGTCGAGCCGCCCCGCGCCGGCCGGTTCGACGGCCAGGTAGCGGGCGCCCATCACGGTCGCCAGCCGCACCGAGGCGGAGGTGGCGGTGCCGAGCCGCTGCCCCGCGTCCAGCCTAAACACCACCCGCACCCGGTCTCCGGCGAGCTCCAGCCCGGTGACCCGGCCGGCGGGCACCCCGGCCACGTGCACCTGGGCGTCGGCTAGCCCGGCGGCGTTGGCGAATTCGGCGGTGTACTCCCGGGTCCGCCACAGGAACGACAGCTGCGGCACCGCGATCACGCCGCCCAGCACGAGCAGCAGCACCAGGATGCCCGCCCCGCCGGTGACGAGCGGGTCGTCCCGCCACGCCGATCGCCGCCTCATCGGCACACCTCCGAGTGCGGGCCGCCGCCGAGGTCGACCTGCGCCCCGGCGACCGACAACCGCAGGTTGCAGACGTAGATGTTGACCCAGCTGCCGTGGTCCAGCGTCCGGTTCAACCGGGTCACCAGCTCCGGCAGCCCCTGCACGGCGGTGTCGAACCGGTGCTGCTCGGCGACCCAGCCGCGGGACAGCTCGCCGAGCGCGTCCACGTCGCGGGTCAGCCCCGGGGTGATCCGGTCCATCGAGCCGCGCACCGAGTTCGCCAGTGCCCCGCCCGCGTCGAGGGCTCCGGCGATGCGCTCCCGGTCCGCGGCGACCGCCGAGGTCAGGTCGCCGAGCCTGCCGATGAGCGCGTGCAGCTCGGCGCGGTGTTCACCGGTGGTGCGCAGCACCGCGTTCAGGTTGCCCAGCACCTCGCCGATGACCTGGTCGCGTTCGGCGAGCCCGGAAGTCACCGACACCACCCGCTCCAGCAGCGCGGTGAGGGTGCCGGCTTCGCCTTGGAACACCGCGATCAGCTCGTGCGCGAGGCGGTTGGCCTGCTGCGGGTCCAGTGCGTCGAACAGCGGCCGGAATCCGTTCATCAGCGCGGTGAGCTCCAAGGCGGGGCGGGTCCGTTGCAGCGGGATCGTGGCGCCCGCGGGGAGTTCCGGCCCGCCGCGCGCGGTGGAGTCGAGGGCCAGGTACCGGCCGCCGAGCAGGTCGGCGTAGCGGACGGCGGCGCGGGTGTCGGCGGGCAGCGGCTGCTCGGCGAGGACGTCGAAGTCCACCACGGCGGTCCCGTCCCGCAGCCGCACGCCGGTGACGGCGCCGACGCGGACCCCGGCGATGCGGATCTCGCTGCCCTGCCGGACGCCTTGGACGTCGGTGAACTCGGCGCGGTAGGCGCGGGTGGCGCCGTCCAGCGGGTGGTTCAGCGTGTTGACCACCAGCACGGCGCAGAGCACGGCGACCAGGACGAAGGCGGTGAACTTGGCGGCGGTGGCGGCGAGCCTCATGGCAGCACCACCTGCGTGCCGCGCAGCACCGGGCCGGCCAGCAGGCCGACCAGCTCCGGCCCACCGTCCGATGTGGACTCGACGGGGAACGCCTCCCGCAGCGCGGCCTTCTCCGCGGCGGATCCGACCGGGCCGACCGCTCCCCCGGCCGCGGACGGTGGCGGGCAGTCCGGCCCGTCCAGCCCCGGGTAGCGCGGGCAGTCCGCCGCGTCGTAGGGGTGCGGGTCGTCCAGCGTCACCGGCGCGCGGATCTGGAAGCGCCCGTCGACGAAGGTGCGGCTCGCGTTCGCGGTGAACTCCCGCAGCTCGTGCAGCGTCGCGGTGATCCCGGCCGCGTTCCCGCCGAGCACCGCCGAGACCGGTTCCGCGGTGCGCACCACCTGCACGGCGCGCGCCCCGTTCTCGTCCAGGAACCGCTGCGACCGCTCGGTGAGCTCGGTTCCCGCGTCGAGCAGCTCGGTCAGGTTCTCCCGCTGCGCCACCACCGCCCGGGACAGCGCCACCGCGTCGTCGACGGTGGCCAGCAGGTCCGGGGCCGCGTCCGCGAGCTGGTCGGCGAGCCCCGCGACCTCACCGATCCGGCCGGCGGTGCGGGCCGGGTCGATCCGCCCGGTCAGCTCGTGCAGCCCGTCGATCGTCTCACCGAGCTCGGCGCCGCGACCGCGCAGCGCATCCGCCACGGTCCCCAGCGCCACCTGCAGCTCGGCGGGCCGCAGTGAGTCCAGCAGCGCGAACATCCGGGTGTAGGCCGCGTAGATGCGCACCGCCTCCGGCCCCGCGTCGGCTTCGACCCGGTCGCCCGCCGCCAGCCGGGGCCCGGTGGCGTCCGGCGCGGCGAGCTCCACGTACTGGTCGCCGAACAGCGTCTTCGGCAGCACCCGCACCCGCACCGCGGCCGGGACTGCGGCGAGCGCGGCGGGATCCATCCGCAGCACCAGCCGCGCACCGGCGGCGTCCGGCACCACCTCGGCGAGCTCGCCGACCACCACCCCGCGGTAGCGCACCGCGGACCCCTCCCGCACCGGTCCGGCCGCGGCGGGCACGCTCGCGTGCACCAGCGGCGCCTGCCGGAACGCCCCCGCACCGCCGAGGACCGCGAGCACCGCCGCGCCCAGCACCAGCAGCACCCCGCCGAGACCGCGCACCGCCAGCGCGCTCCGGCTCACCCCGCCGCGGGACAGGTCCACCATCAGCGCACCCCCAGCGCGGGCAGGCTGGGGCTCAGCCCCCAGAACAGCAGGGTCAGCACCATGTCGGTGAAGGTGATCGCCACGATGCTCGCCCGCAGCGCCCGCCCGGCGGCGCGGCCGACGCCTTCCGGGCCTCCGGTGGCGTAGTAGCCGTAGAAGCAGTGCACCAGCGTCACCACCATCGCGAACACCACCGCCTTCGCCAGCGACAGCGCCACGTCCGACGGGCTCAGCAGCAGCTGGAAGTAGAAGTCGTAGGTGCCCCCGGACTGCCCCTGCACCACGACCACCGCGACCCGGGTCGCGAGGTAGGAGGCGAACAGGCCCACCAGGTACAGCGGGACCACCGAGATGAACGCCGCCGCCATCCGGGTGCTGACCAGGAACGGCAGCGAGCGCACCGCCATCGACTCCAGCGCGTCGATCTCGTCGGAGATCCGCATCGCGCCGAGCTGCGCGGTGAACCCGGTGCCGACCTTCGCCGCCAGCGCCACGCCCGCGACCAGCGGCGCCAGCTCCCGGGTGTTCACCATCGCCGACATCAGCCCGGACATCGGCGTCAGGCCGATCAGGTCGAGCCCCCGGTAGCCCTCCAGCCCCACCTGGGTGCTGGCCACGAAGGACATCGCGAAGATCACGCCGATAGTGCCGCCCCCGGCGAACAGCGAGGCCGAGCCGAAGCTGATCTCCGCGACCTGCCGCGCCACGTGCCTGCGGTAGTGCACCAGCACCCGCGGCACCGCCAGCACGGCCCGGACGTGGAAGGTGGCCTGCACCCCGAACGCGACCAGCAGGTCGCCCAGCCCGCGCCACCGCCGGGCGGAACCGCGCCGCACCGCGCGGGCCGGCGGACCGGCCATCAGAACTCGCCCTTCGGCGGGAGCAGCAGCGGGTGCAGCTCGGTGAGCACCGTGTTCGCCACGAACACCAGCACGAACGCCATCACCACGGCCTCGTTCACCGCGTCGCCGAGCCCGCTGGGGCCGCCGCGGGCGGTGAGCCCCTTGAACGCCGACACCAGCGCGGCCAGCACCGCGAACACCCCGGCCTTCACCTCGGCGACCAGGAACCCGCCCGGGTCGGCGTAGGCGGTCAGCGTCGCGAGGAAACCGCCGGAGGAACCGCCCAGCAGCACGTGCACGAACAGCGTCGCGCCGATCCCGACGGCCATCACCACGCCGTTGAGCAACACCGTCACCACGACCGCGGCGAGCACCCTGGGCACCACCAGCCGTTCCACTGTGGACAGACCCATGACCTCCATGGCCTCGGTCTCCTCGCGCAGCTTGCGCGAACCCAGGTCGGCGCAGATCGCCGAACCGCCCACCCCGGAGATCATCAACGCGCACACCAGCGGCGCGGCCTGGCCCACCACCACGAACGCGACCACCGCTCCCGCGTAACCCTCGGCGCCGAGCTGCCCGGCCAGCGAACCGATGTTCACCGCCACCAGCACGCCCAGCGGGATCGTCATCAGCACCGCGGGCAGCGCGCTCACCGCGGCCAGGAACCAGCACTGCTCCAGGCATTCCCGCCAGGCCAGCCGCCGGCCCAGCACCGCCCGCACCCCGGCGCGCGCGGTTCGCGCGGCGAACACCACCAGCAGTCCCGCCTGCGCGGCCGCGTCCGCGACCGGTCCCCGGGCGGGCGGTGTCTCCAGGGCCATCGTCGGCTCCCTCCGCAGTGCGTCGCACCACTAGAACGAGTGTTGCGTAGCATGCGTTACGGAACAAGTGTTTCGTCTTCCTCGGGAGGAACCGCCGTGGCCAAGAGGATCCGCGACCCGAAGGCGCGCGAGCACATCGTGGCGGCGGCCCGGCGGCTGCTCGCCGACCGCGGTCTCACCGCCACCACCGTGCGCGCGGTGGCCGCCGAGGCCGAGGTCTCCACCGGCTCGGTCACGCACTACTTCGAGGACAAGGCCGAGCTGATCGGCGCGGCCCTGCGGTTCAACGGCGCGATCGCCGCGGAGCGCGTCGTGGCGGCCGTCGGCGACCGGCGCGGGCTGGACGCGGTGCAGCGCGCCACCCAGGGACTGCTGCCGGTCGACGAGGAACGGCTCACCTGCTGGCGGGTGTGGCTGGCGCTGTGGTCGCACCAGCCGGACGACCCGGCGGGCGGTTTCGGCGCGGGCTACCAGGTGTGGCGTTCGCTGCTGCGCCGCCACCTCACCGAGGCGGTGGCCGACGGGGAGCTGCCCGACGGCCTGGACCTCCCGCACGAGATCAGCGTGCTGGGCACCCTGGTGGTCGGCACCGGTCTGCTGGCGGGTTCGGACCTGTCCACCCGCGACCAGCTGCGCAGGCGGGCGCGGCGCATCTTCAACGAGCACTTCGCCCGGCTGGCACAGCAGAACTCCGCCGTCTGACGCGGGACCTACCGGCGCCGCACCGGGCGCACGCCGCGCGGCCTGCGCACCGGCTCGGGCTCCGCGGAGGCCTCGCCGGAGCGGTCCTGCCCGATCTCGTCGGCGAGCTCCTCGTCGTCGCCGTCCTCCCGCCGGGCGGACCCGCCGTCGTCGCCCGCGGATCCGTCGTCTTCCGCGGACTCGCCCTGCTCCTGCGCCAGGGCGTCCTCGTGGCTGCGGACCACCTCGCCGTCCCGGATCTCGCCGCGCCAGCCCTCGACCTCGTCCTGCTCCAGCACGGTGCGCGTCATCAGGTGCCGCTGCACGTGCTTGAAGTCCGAGCGCGCCCGGCGGCCCTGCGCCCGCCACAGGTTCGCCGTCTTCTCGAAGAAACCCTGCGGGTGGTACTCGAGGACGAGCAGGATGCGGGTCAGCGTCGGGCCGAGCTCGTGGAAGGTCACCGTGCCGTCCACCGAGCCCTTCGACCCGGTCGAGTGCCACACGATCCGGCTGTCGGGCACCTGCTCCTGGATGGTGGAGCGCCAGCTGCGGTGCGACAGGAAGATCTGCGCCCGCCAGTCGAGCTCCTCGTCGGACTCCTGCTGGACGCTCTCGACCTTGCGGGTGAAGCTCGGGAAGTCCTCGAAGCGGGTCCACTGGTCGTAGGCCACCCGCAGCGGCAGGCCGACGTCGCACTGCTCGACGATGTTGACGACCTTCGCCGAGCTGCCGCCGCCACCTCCGCCGCCGGAGCCTCCCCCACCCGCCGAGTCCTCACCGGCCGCGCCGGAGCTCCCGCCGCCGGTGACCGCCGCCAGCAGGCCGGAGCCACCGCCCTCGTCGTCCCGCGCGTAGTCGGTGAGCCTGCCGACGAGTCCTTCCGCCCGTTCGCCGAGCCCGGACACCGCGCGCTCCGCGAGCGCCGACAGCAGGTCGCGCACCGCGTCGCGCAGGTGGTCCCACGGAAGTCCGCGCGCGGCACCGCCGCCGGAGTCGTCCCGCTGCTCAGCCATCGTCCTCACCTCGCGTCGAGCGGTCGCCGCCGCGCCGCGGCGAGGGACGGCCGGCCGGGCGGGCGCCGCGCGAACGGGGTCCCGGACGGCTGCGGGCGGGGTCCTCGCCGCGCGGGCGCCGACCCGCCTCCGCCGGTTCCGCCGGGGCTTCGTCTTCGAGGTCCGCCGCGCCCTCTCCCCGCAGTCCGGCGGCCCGTTCGGTCAGCGCGTCGCCCCAGGAGTCGATCCGCCGGGACGCCGCGGCGCCGGCCGCGGTCTTGGCCGCGTCGACCAGCCGCGCCCGCAGGTCACCGGTGAGCGCTTCCGACCCGCTGACCGAGCTCAGGCCCTGCTTGAGCAGTTCGGTGGGATCGGTGGGCAACTTCTTGCCCGCCAGCAGACCGCCGACCACGATCGCCAGCTTCATCTTCCGCGTGCGGCCCAGCAGGTAGCCGACGGCCACCGCGGCTGCGATGCGAGATTTCATGGTGGACCTCCCAGCGACAGGCGACCGCGGATGCTCCGCCGCCGGATGCCGGTCGAGGGCGTCGAGATGCTCGGAGTGCACGCCGGTCCGCTCGGGAGCGACGGGTGCTGCCGCCCACGCTACGCCCCGGGACCTGCGACGACAGGGTCGACCGGACCTGCCGCCGGAGCGTCGGGATCAGCTGCCGGCGTGGAAGGTGAACCGGACCTTGCCCACCCAGATCTCGTCGCCATCGGCGAGCACCGCCCGATCCACCACCTGCCGGTTCAGGTAGGTGCCGTTGAGCGACCCGGCGTCCTGGATGGCAAAGTTCTCGCCGTCGCGGCGGATCTCGGTGTGGTAGCGCGACACGGTCACGTCGCCGAGCACGATGTCGCAGTCACGGTGCCTGCCGAGGACCGTGGTGTCCCGCTCCAGCGGGAACACCGCGCCCTGGTCCGGGCCGCGGGAGATCACCAGCGCCGCCACCCCCGTGCGGGGGCGCGGCGGTGCCACCGCGGCGGAACCCGCTTCGTCGGCTCGCGGTGCGGGAACGCCGACGGCGCGCTCGTCCTGCTGGGTCGGAACCGCTGCCCGGGCTGCCGGAGCCTCGGTACCGGGGCGGTAGGTGCCGAACGGGGATCGGATCATCGTAGTTCTCCTTGCGCGGACCACTCAGCTCGTGCATTTCCCACTGTGGCCCCGGATCCCCGGGGCGCGACCGGGCCCTAGGTCCCGAACCCGTCGTGTCCTCCGGCACACGGCGTCACCGGCCGACCCCGCACCGCGTCCGGCCGGGTGACCCACCGCACCGTGCTCGGCACTCCGCGCCACTCCGCACCGGTTCACCGGAGGCGCGTCCGGCGCAGCGGACCGTTCACCGGCGGGCCGCTCGGAGCCCGGCGCCCGCGACCCCGGGACAGGGAAAAGGGGGCCGGTCTGCCGCCCCGACCACGGCAGACCGGCCCCCGCCGGCGTTCCCCGCTGAAGTACCGCCTCGTCCGGCCCTAAGCGGGGTGCGCCTCGCTCACGTGCAGCGGGGTCCCCTGCATGCACGTGGTGGGCGCGCCGGGGTCCGGCCGGCCGCGCACCACCAGGTGCGCACCGGGTTTCACCACCGACGGATCGCCGCCGACCAGCAGGTACGGCGAACGGCCTTGGCCGGGGAGCAGGAAGCAGCGCGGCTCCACGCCCGCCTGCACCCGGCCGGTCACGGTGATCTGCTCGGCACCGGGATCGGCGATCGCGGGCGCGGCCGCCCCCGCCATGCCCAGCACGGACACGAGCAGCATCCCTGTCGTTACCCACCGCGACGTCGTCATGGCGCCCATTGCACAAGGAACTCCCCGGGATCGCCACTCGAAGGCCCGGCAGAAGTTAAACCGAGCACTCGCTCTACTATTCCGGTCATGACGTCGTACTCTCCCCCGGTTCCCGCGGCCGGGAAGGCCGCGGTCGCGGTCGAGCCCGCGTGGCTGCGCTACGGATCCGCGATCGGCCTGCCGGTGGTGGGCGGTGCGCTCGGCTGGCTGCTGGCGCTCGCGGCGGACTGGATCGCCGGCCTGCCGTGGGCGCCGTTCCAGGGGGTGTTCGAGCTGGTGTCCTCGCTGCCGCAACCGCACGGCACGCTGGGCGTCGCCGGGCTCGGCGTGCTCGCCGGACTCGGGTTCCTGTCGCTGATGATCGGCGACCGGCTCCGGGTGTCGGTGTCCGCGGAGCAGATCGAGCTGCGCCGCGGGCTGCGCGACGTCTCCACCGTGCCCGGCTCGTGCGTGTCGGCGGCGCTGCTCGACCACGGCGCGCTGGTGCTGCTGGACGCGGCGGGCGACGAACCGGCCAGGGCCCGCACCGACATCACCGCGGGCGCGCTGCGCACCGCGTTCCGCGCGCACGGCTACCGGTGGCTCGACGCCGATCCGCACGCGGGCGAGTTCGAGCTGTGGGTCCCGGACACGCCCGAGGTCGGCCCGCGCGCCGACGCGCTGCTCCGGGCCCGCGCCCACGCGCGGAAGAAGGGCCGCCACGCCGAGACCGACAAGTTGCGCGACGCGCTGGTCCGCGCCGGATACCTGGTGCGCGACGAGAAGAAGCAGCAGTACTGGCGGAAGCGTCCGCAGCGGGACGAGGACTGATGCGCACCGTCGACCCGGTCCGCTACGCCGCCCGCCGCCGGAACATCGTCGAGGCGGCGGGCGGCTGCTTCGCGCGCAAGGGCTTCGACCGCACCACGACCGCGGACATCTGCGCGGCGGCGGGGATCAGCTCCGGCAGCCTGTTCCACTACTTCCCGAACAAGCGCGCGGTGTTCCTGGCGATCTTCGAGCAGGACGGCCGGGACAACGCCGAGCAGCTGGCGCTCGCCGTGGCCGACGCGGACCCGTGGGCGGGACTGCTCGGGCTGGTCGACCACCTGGTGCGCCCGCTGGCCGATCCGGACTCGGCGGGGCTGGTGGTGGAGCTGATCGCGCAGGCCGGGCGGGACCCGGAGCTGGCCGAGCTGGTCGTGCGCAACGACCGCGAGCTGCGCGCGGGCATCGCGGCCCTGCTGTCCCGGGCGGCGGAGCAGGGCCGGATCGACGACCAGGTCGATCCCGCGCAGGCCGCGCACTGGGTGCTGGGCCTGACCGACGCGCTGTTCTCCCGAGCCGGGATCGACCGCGACTTCGACCCGCTGGCCGAACTCCCCACGCTCCGGACCATCCTCGCCCGCTACCTCGGCGCGGTGGAACGGATCGGCTGATCCTCCCGGCGGCGAAGCCGCCGAGGACGCCGGCCGGTGCGATGAACTCGCGGCTCGAACCCGGTCGCGGCGATCCGCGGCCGTGCCCCTGCGGCCCGCGGCGTCCACGGACGGCCCGGCGATCACCGGCATCGGCGCGCGGGGTTGCACGTGCCGCAGCGGCATGTGGTCCGGTGGAGCCACGTCCCGAATCCCGCGGAAAAGTCCCTGCACCATGCATTCGTCGTTCACCCCGCCCCGCCAGGTCAAGATCGGCGACGCGGCGGCCTTCGCCGGCACCACGCCGCGGGCGATCCGCCACTACCACGAGATCGGCCTGCTGCCCGAGCCGGAGCGGGGCGGCGACGGCCGCCGCCGCTACGGCTACGAGGACATGATCCGCTTGCTGTGGATCCGCAAGATGGCCGACGCGGGGATCGCCCTGGACGACATCCGCGACGCCTTCGCCACGGGCGCGGAGGACTCCGCCGGTGCGGACGGCGGGGAGGGGATCGCGGACGTCCTGGAGCAGCTGGCGGGGACCCTCGCCGCGCAGGAGGCGGAGCTGCGGCGGCAACGGGCCGCCGTGCAGCGGATGCGCGCGGAAGGCAGCCGGCTGGGCCTGCTCTCCGACTTCGTCACCGAACGGCTGGCGGGCCTGCCCCAGGACTCCCTTCGCCAGGAGGACCTGGACGCGCTGCTGGTCACCGAGCGGATCTTCGGCCCGCTCGGCGCTGCCGTCCAGGCCACCCGCTTCCTCGCGCTGGCCGCGGATCCCGCGCTGCGGGAGGCCTCCGACCGCGTCGACGCCGCCGAGGAGGCGTTGGACGACGGGGTCGCCGTCGACGATCCGCGGGTGGCCCGGGTGGCCGCCGAGCGGCACGCCTTCGACAACGCCCTGCAGGCCGCCATCGAGGAATCCGGCCTGGACGAGGACGAGGACGCCCTCTTCGACACCTGGGACGCCGAACATCCGGCCGACGAAGGCGAGGACGAGGGCTCCACCGGCACCCCGGCCCCCACGAGCGCGCTCGAAGCCCTGGGCAAGATGCCCTACGACTTCTCCCCCGCCCGCCTCCGCTGCGCAGAACTCGCCACAGCCCTAGCCACCCAGAACTCCCCAACGCCCTGACCGCCAGGTCCTGCCCGTCCTGTCAGCGGCGAAGCCGCTGAGCAGCGACCACGTACGCAGCCGGACCACCCGCGGGTTCTCAGCGGGCCCCTCGCGAGGACAGCGTTTTCTCATGTGGCGGAGCCACCTGTGAAAACGATCCCGCAGCGAGGGGCCCGCTGAGGTTCCGCCACCCCACCACCAATGCGAGGTGACGCCGGGAAGATCACCCCTCGAAAAGCCGACCCCGGTGGACCTTGTGCTGGGCTGCTTGGGCGAGGGGCCGCAGCACCAGCTGGTCGATGTTGACGTGCAGCGGCTGCGCCACGGCCATCGCGACGACCCCGGCGACGTCCTCGGCGGTCAGCGGCCGGTCCACGTCGGCGTACACGGCGGCGGCCTTGTCGGAGTCACCCCGGAAGCGGTTGAGGGAGAACTCGTCGGTGTGCACCATGCCGGGCTGGATC includes:
- a CDS encoding MerR family transcriptional regulator is translated as MHSSFTPPRQVKIGDAAAFAGTTPRAIRHYHEIGLLPEPERGGDGRRRYGYEDMIRLLWIRKMADAGIALDDIRDAFATGAEDSAGADGGEGIADVLEQLAGTLAAQEAELRRQRAAVQRMRAEGSRLGLLSDFVTERLAGLPQDSLRQEDLDALLVTERIFGPLGAAVQATRFLALAADPALREASDRVDAAEEALDDGVAVDDPRVARVAAERHAFDNALQAAIEESGLDEDEDALFDTWDAEHPADEGEDEGSTGTPAPTSALEALGKMPYDFSPARLRCAELATALATQNSPTP